The following coding sequences lie in one Myxococcus xanthus genomic window:
- a CDS encoding dihydrofolate reductase family protein, giving the protein MGHIVYLMNLSLDGFIEGPDGSFAWGRPDEELHQFFNQQAQDFSAFLYGRRMYEVMSVWQTVDTEPSASGFMAEFARIWKSKPKAVFSTTLEKVSENCLLVRGDIAAEVARLKQEHHGDLAVSGPGLASAFARLGLLDEYRQVLSPVLVGGGKPYFPQLDHLVPLRLKETRTFQSGALYLRYQRA; this is encoded by the coding sequence ATGGGTCACATCGTCTATCTGATGAACCTCTCGCTGGACGGATTCATCGAAGGCCCTGACGGGTCGTTCGCGTGGGGCCGGCCGGACGAGGAACTGCATCAGTTTTTCAACCAACAGGCCCAGGACTTCAGCGCGTTCCTGTACGGCCGGCGCATGTATGAGGTGATGTCGGTCTGGCAGACCGTCGACACGGAACCGTCGGCCTCGGGCTTCATGGCGGAGTTCGCGCGCATCTGGAAGAGCAAGCCCAAGGCCGTGTTCTCCACCACGCTCGAAAAGGTCAGCGAGAACTGTCTGCTGGTCCGGGGCGACATCGCCGCCGAGGTGGCGAGGCTGAAGCAGGAGCACCACGGAGACCTGGCGGTCAGCGGCCCGGGCCTCGCATCGGCGTTCGCGCGATTGGGGCTGCTCGACGAGTACCGGCAGGTCCTCTCGCCGGTTCTCGTGGGCGGAGGCAAGCCATACTTCCCGCAGCTCGATCACCTCGTCCCGCTGCGACTGAAAGAAACCCGCACCTTCCAGTCTGGCGCGCTGTACCTCCGCTACCAGCGGGCCTGA
- a CDS encoding M28 family metallopeptidase translates to MFRRPLPFVLLVLLPAMASAAASPEAERWWGHVRVLADDALEGRETGSEGYRKAASYVVEQLSAMGIKPGAGEGYAQEVELVSRRLVDASSGLALVRGGRRMPLVIGRDAIIASYLGESGQVDAPLVFVGHGLSIPEAGHDDFAGLDLQGKVVVILYGGPDHIPGALRAHHSSLEERVKVLRKAGVVGVVVLRNPKSEELPWARIATSRFEPAMTFADPSLVENQGLKVSVVFNSRHAEKLFAGAQHSFKEVLAMADANRPLPHFELPTRLEARAEWKESPVKSANVVGVLPGSDATLAQEYVVLTAHLDHIGVGVPVKGDAIYNGAMDNATGVAAVLEVARALQALKPKRSVLFLLVTGEEKGLLGARYFAASPTVPLSSIVANFNMDMFLPLFPLRHLLALGQEESSLKAPLQQVATAHGVTLVPAPEPDRMLFIRSDQYAFIRKGVPALLFKFGHAPGSPEERTVKAWHTRHYHAPSDDLRQPMDREAAAKFVRLLSDLTLTVANAPERPRWNDNSFFRRFASTPVEEAHQRIP, encoded by the coding sequence ATGTTCCGCCGCCCGTTGCCGTTCGTACTGCTCGTCCTTCTGCCCGCGATGGCTTCCGCCGCCGCATCTCCAGAAGCGGAGCGCTGGTGGGGTCACGTTCGCGTGCTCGCGGATGACGCGCTGGAGGGGCGGGAGACGGGCAGCGAGGGCTATCGGAAGGCCGCGAGCTACGTGGTGGAGCAGCTCTCGGCGATGGGAATCAAGCCGGGAGCGGGGGAGGGCTACGCTCAGGAGGTGGAACTGGTCTCGCGGCGACTGGTGGATGCGAGCTCGGGGCTGGCCCTCGTGCGGGGTGGCCGGCGCATGCCGCTGGTCATCGGCCGCGATGCCATCATCGCCTCATACCTGGGGGAATCGGGGCAGGTGGATGCCCCGTTGGTGTTCGTGGGGCATGGCCTTTCGATTCCCGAGGCGGGACATGACGACTTCGCGGGGCTGGACCTCCAAGGGAAGGTGGTCGTCATCCTCTACGGCGGGCCCGACCACATCCCCGGTGCGCTCCGGGCCCACCACAGCTCGCTCGAGGAGCGGGTCAAGGTGCTCCGGAAGGCAGGCGTGGTGGGGGTCGTGGTGTTGCGGAATCCGAAGAGCGAGGAGCTGCCCTGGGCGCGCATCGCCACGTCGCGGTTCGAGCCGGCCATGACCTTCGCCGACCCGTCACTGGTCGAGAATCAGGGCCTGAAGGTGAGTGTCGTCTTCAACTCCCGCCACGCTGAGAAGCTGTTCGCTGGCGCGCAGCACTCCTTCAAGGAGGTGCTGGCGATGGCGGATGCGAACCGGCCGCTGCCACACTTCGAGCTGCCCACCCGGCTCGAGGCGCGGGCCGAGTGGAAGGAATCTCCGGTGAAGTCCGCCAACGTCGTGGGCGTGCTGCCCGGCAGTGATGCCACGTTGGCGCAGGAATACGTCGTGCTCACCGCCCACCTGGACCACATCGGCGTCGGGGTGCCGGTGAAGGGCGACGCCATCTACAACGGCGCCATGGACAATGCGACGGGAGTGGCCGCGGTGCTGGAGGTGGCACGGGCCCTCCAGGCACTGAAGCCGAAGCGCTCCGTGCTCTTCCTGCTGGTGACGGGAGAGGAAAAGGGGCTCTTGGGGGCCCGCTACTTCGCGGCGAGCCCGACGGTGCCCCTGTCCTCCATCGTCGCCAACTTCAACATGGACATGTTCCTTCCGTTGTTCCCACTCCGCCACCTCTTGGCCCTGGGGCAGGAGGAGTCCTCCCTGAAGGCGCCGCTCCAGCAGGTGGCCACGGCCCATGGGGTGACGCTGGTCCCGGCCCCCGAGCCCGACCGCATGCTGTTCATCCGCAGCGACCAGTACGCCTTCATCCGGAAGGGCGTGCCCGCCCTGTTGTTCAAGTTCGGCCATGCGCCGGGCTCTCCCGAGGAGCGCACGGTGAAGGCCTGGCACACCCGGCACTACCACGCGCCCTCCGATGACCTGCGCCAGCCGATGGACCGGGAGGCGGCGGCGAAGTTCGTTCGGCTGCTCTCTGACCTCACCCTCACCGTGGCCAACGCCCCCGAGCGCCCGCGTTGGAACGACAACAGCTTCTTCCGGAGGTTCGCTTCAACGCCGGTGGAGGAGGCTCACCAGCGGATACCGTGA
- a CDS encoding SRPBCC family protein, whose amino-acid sequence MAATPMAVTGRNSPAQSATADREIVISRVINAPRELVFEAFTEVRHLSRWWGPEGFTTTTRAFEFRVGGEWDFVMHGPDGTDYQEWISWTEIAPPERIALLHGESRGDPNAFESVLTFAPDGAATRIEMRTVFPTKELRDVAVEKYHAIEGGQQTLSKLAAYVTEIVRKGVED is encoded by the coding sequence ATGGCAGCGACACCAATGGCAGTGACAGGACGGAACTCGCCGGCGCAGTCAGCGACGGCCGATCGCGAGATCGTGATCTCCCGGGTCATCAATGCTCCACGGGAGCTGGTGTTCGAGGCGTTCACCGAAGTCCGGCACCTGTCGCGATGGTGGGGACCGGAGGGGTTCACCACCACCACGCGGGCGTTCGAGTTCCGCGTCGGCGGGGAGTGGGACTTCGTGATGCACGGACCGGACGGGACGGACTACCAGGAGTGGATCTCCTGGACCGAGATCGCCCCGCCGGAGCGGATCGCGCTGCTGCACGGTGAGTCCCGCGGCGACCCGAACGCCTTCGAGTCGGTCCTCACGTTCGCGCCCGACGGCGCGGCGACGCGGATCGAGATGCGCACGGTGTTCCCCACCAAGGAGCTGCGCGACGTGGCTGTCGAGAAGTACCACGCGATCGAAGGCGGCCAGCAGACCCTGAGCAAACTGGCTGCCTACGTCACCGAGATCGTTCGGAAGGGAGTTGAGGACTGA
- a CDS encoding IPT/TIG domain-containing protein — MPITITHLDINGCSVDGGVELTLTGTQIQAGARVSFGGTSATVIQVTPPTQIRVRTPKRERAGQVTVTATNPDGTSAPWANPFEYYAVVSKCSPDAGSIAGATQVTVTGRGFVAGMVVNFNGAAAAAVNIVSATELTCQTPPNAVGAVHVDVWTTAARTAGGRCDNGFHFSGPATTGVSPREVPLAGGTDITIQGQYFGAGATVTIGGTPATHVVVQSDTRITARTPAHAAGAADVVVTVGAAPVGTLAGGLTYVGAEVTTITPVLGPAAGGTVVTVQGQRFANGAVVTIGGINAVPTTWGNANTLTATAPALPAGEHDVVVQNPGEAAVTLPRRFKSIGAPVAAGVQPPRGVTAGGTAVTLTGNHFAAEVNVRIGGVAATNVVRVSASTLTATAPAHAAGTVDVEVQNAGGTWVTLANAFTYSDVSAVEPSRGPVAGGTAIVIRGSGFDPAATVTLGGVPATGVVWRSANELAATTPAHVEGTVDLQVHNLAGALSLANGFSYSPVTAIEPAAGPLAGGTVVVLRGGPFADGTTVEFGGLAAAALVRRSAQELAATTPVGAGIGPVDIAVRHNAAVNRVAGGFVYQGLAVIHAVEPSQGPLDGGTTITLTGDHFQAGAAVTVNGQPATHVQVVSPTTITARTPFGPPPGMGGLRVASNVGVTNPGAAAVIGAGLYTYRDAARLVSVAPARGPVGGRWVTLTGQNFTAGARVFLDNTELTGVTFVDDQHLEVRLPGHEPGAVNLSVRNPDEPRPARLNNAFTYMTTPVESGDNEVVFILDGEAYFRELRLMLEQVRQAPRNPNTYVRLAFWMIEPSVTVGDATCFEQPAHRLLTYIEKIVRAGHDVDVIAWHAPRHERQFNGMADEVAKANESFAEAIRRIDTDALATGPGVGRARMFLEHYEGDLVGAANHQKIAIVSIAGQRTALVGGLNLSNHYFAPHDHGGAQTWHDTAVRLRGPVTDDVEAEWMRRWRRTNDVATQWVWNAFGSGGDVVARNYAYWSSTTVKQQAVSIHENTTRQARHPDNRSVSIALTRSVGSTRYRHIRDKVIERINAANDYLYFENYHFADPDLLQAVYRRHEARRLANHELKVVIVVPMQGGSMAYMTRRAWLHMVLRFLKPIGTPYCRIVRYLDDAGTPQQVDRTTCATWNVVDSFDTNSPTPGLRNRWLEQDCIQFKQTLASPTTTVPLHKITTVEGDLHFYSCFGAGGAANVYVHSKVAVFDDRWLVCGTANWSFRSMQYDGEIAAFVDSPHVAQGALTNLLNHYNPGHHVTPSNIEAAADYNLTHFKTHGAHYGGAAYALLPLFHHLTPGLDMGRAMPEVANDGPNFTWT; from the coding sequence GTGCCCATCACCATCACCCATCTCGATATCAACGGCTGCTCCGTGGACGGAGGCGTTGAGCTCACCCTCACGGGAACGCAAATCCAGGCGGGGGCCCGGGTCAGCTTTGGGGGCACCAGCGCCACGGTCATCCAGGTCACGCCGCCCACCCAGATAAGGGTACGAACGCCCAAGCGGGAGCGGGCAGGTCAGGTCACTGTCACGGCGACCAACCCCGACGGAACGTCGGCCCCGTGGGCCAACCCCTTCGAATACTACGCGGTCGTGAGCAAGTGCAGTCCCGACGCGGGTTCAATCGCGGGCGCCACCCAGGTGACCGTCACCGGCCGGGGCTTCGTCGCCGGCATGGTCGTCAACTTCAACGGCGCTGCCGCGGCCGCCGTCAACATCGTCTCCGCCACCGAGCTGACCTGTCAGACACCTCCCAACGCCGTGGGTGCGGTACACGTCGACGTCTGGACCACCGCGGCGCGCACCGCGGGGGGACGCTGCGACAACGGCTTTCATTTCAGTGGACCGGCGACCACGGGGGTCAGTCCGCGCGAAGTGCCGCTGGCAGGTGGGACGGACATCACCATCCAGGGGCAGTACTTCGGCGCGGGTGCGACCGTCACCATCGGAGGAACACCCGCGACCCATGTCGTCGTTCAGTCCGACACGCGAATCACCGCGCGCACGCCCGCGCATGCAGCCGGGGCCGCGGACGTGGTTGTCACCGTGGGGGCCGCCCCCGTCGGCACGCTGGCGGGTGGGCTGACGTACGTTGGCGCGGAGGTGACCACCATCACGCCCGTGCTGGGACCGGCGGCCGGTGGCACGGTCGTGACGGTCCAAGGCCAGCGCTTCGCCAACGGCGCCGTCGTTACAATCGGCGGAATCAACGCCGTGCCCACGACCTGGGGCAACGCGAACACCCTCACCGCGACGGCCCCCGCCCTCCCAGCGGGCGAGCATGATGTCGTCGTCCAGAACCCGGGCGAAGCCGCGGTGACCTTGCCCCGGCGCTTCAAGTCCATTGGTGCCCCGGTGGCCGCTGGGGTCCAGCCCCCGCGAGGCGTGACGGCCGGCGGGACAGCCGTCACGCTCACAGGCAACCACTTCGCCGCGGAGGTGAACGTCCGCATCGGAGGGGTCGCGGCCACGAATGTCGTCAGGGTCTCCGCGAGCACCCTCACGGCCACCGCGCCCGCGCACGCGGCGGGGACGGTGGATGTCGAAGTCCAGAATGCTGGCGGCACCTGGGTCACGCTCGCCAACGCCTTCACCTACTCGGACGTCAGCGCCGTGGAGCCGAGCCGGGGCCCTGTCGCGGGAGGAACGGCCATTGTCATCCGAGGGAGCGGCTTCGACCCGGCCGCGACCGTCACCCTGGGAGGAGTCCCCGCGACGGGGGTGGTCTGGCGCTCGGCCAACGAGCTCGCCGCCACGACCCCCGCGCACGTCGAGGGGACGGTGGACCTCCAGGTGCACAACCTCGCGGGTGCGCTCAGCCTCGCGAATGGCTTCTCCTATTCGCCCGTCACGGCCATCGAGCCCGCCGCCGGCCCGCTCGCGGGAGGGACCGTGGTGGTCCTCCGCGGTGGCCCTTTCGCCGATGGGACGACGGTGGAGTTTGGAGGGCTCGCCGCCGCGGCGCTCGTCCGTCGCTCAGCGCAGGAGCTCGCGGCCACCACGCCGGTGGGAGCCGGCATCGGCCCGGTCGACATCGCCGTGCGCCACAACGCGGCGGTGAACCGGGTCGCCGGTGGCTTCGTCTATCAGGGGCTCGCGGTCATCCACGCCGTCGAGCCGAGCCAGGGCCCGCTCGATGGCGGCACCACCATCACCCTCACGGGCGACCACTTCCAGGCAGGCGCGGCCGTGACGGTCAACGGGCAGCCCGCGACCCACGTCCAGGTGGTGTCGCCGACCACCATCACCGCGAGGACCCCTTTCGGCCCACCTCCAGGCATGGGAGGGCTGCGGGTCGCCTCGAATGTCGGTGTCACGAACCCAGGCGCCGCGGCGGTCATCGGTGCCGGGCTCTACACCTACCGGGACGCGGCGCGGCTCGTCTCGGTGGCCCCGGCGCGAGGCCCTGTCGGTGGCCGGTGGGTCACGCTCACCGGACAGAACTTCACCGCGGGGGCGCGGGTCTTCCTGGACAACACCGAGCTCACCGGGGTGACGTTCGTCGATGACCAACACCTGGAAGTCCGGCTTCCGGGACACGAACCGGGTGCGGTCAACCTCTCCGTACGGAACCCCGACGAGCCCCGTCCCGCGAGATTGAACAACGCCTTCACCTACATGACCACGCCCGTCGAGTCGGGTGACAACGAGGTGGTGTTCATCCTGGATGGGGAGGCGTACTTCCGTGAGCTCCGGTTGATGCTGGAGCAGGTCCGGCAGGCGCCGCGGAACCCGAACACGTATGTTCGCCTGGCCTTCTGGATGATTGAGCCCTCGGTGACGGTGGGTGACGCGACCTGCTTCGAGCAGCCCGCCCATCGCTTGCTGACCTACATCGAGAAGATCGTGCGGGCGGGTCACGACGTCGACGTCATCGCCTGGCATGCCCCGAGGCATGAGCGGCAGTTCAACGGAATGGCAGACGAAGTCGCGAAGGCAAACGAGTCCTTCGCCGAAGCCATCCGGCGCATCGACACTGACGCCCTCGCCACGGGCCCCGGGGTGGGACGCGCGCGAATGTTCCTGGAACACTACGAGGGGGACCTCGTCGGCGCGGCGAACCATCAGAAAATCGCGATTGTCTCCATCGCGGGGCAGCGCACGGCCCTGGTTGGCGGGCTCAACCTCTCCAACCACTACTTCGCGCCCCACGACCATGGCGGGGCCCAGACCTGGCACGACACCGCCGTGCGCCTCCGGGGTCCGGTGACCGATGACGTCGAAGCGGAGTGGATGCGGCGCTGGAGACGGACCAACGACGTGGCCACCCAATGGGTGTGGAACGCCTTTGGGAGCGGCGGCGACGTCGTGGCGCGTAACTACGCCTACTGGTCCAGCACGACCGTGAAGCAGCAGGCCGTCAGCATCCACGAGAACACCACCCGGCAGGCTCGCCACCCTGACAACCGCAGCGTGAGCATCGCGCTCACGCGCTCCGTGGGGTCGACCCGCTACCGCCACATCCGAGACAAGGTCATCGAGCGAATCAACGCGGCGAACGACTACCTCTACTTCGAGAACTACCACTTCGCGGACCCTGACCTGCTCCAGGCCGTCTATCGCCGCCATGAGGCGCGAAGACTCGCGAATCACGAACTGAAGGTCGTCATCGTCGTGCCCATGCAGGGCGGCTCCATGGCGTACATGACTCGCCGTGCCTGGCTGCACATGGTGCTGCGCTTCCTGAAGCCCATTGGGACGCCCTACTGCCGGATCGTCAGATATCTCGATGACGCGGGCACGCCCCAGCAAGTCGACCGCACGACGTGTGCCACATGGAACGTCGTGGACAGCTTCGACACCAACAGTCCGACCCCCGGACTGAGGAACCGGTGGCTCGAACAAGATTGCATCCAGTTCAAGCAGACCCTGGCCAGCCCCACCACGACGGTGCCCCTTCACAAGATCACCACGGTGGAGGGGGATCTCCACTTCTACTCCTGCTTCGGGGCGGGTGGCGCGGCCAACGTCTATGTTCACTCCAAGGTCGCGGTCTTCGATGACCGCTGGCTGGTGTGTGGCACCGCCAACTGGTCCTTCCGCAGCATGCAGTACGACGGGGAGATCGCCGCCTTCGTCGACTCACCCCACGTCGCGCAAGGTGCGCTGACGAACCTGCTCAACCACTACAACCCGGGACACCATGTCACCCCCTCCAACATCGAGGCGGCGGCGGACTACAACCTCACGCATTTCAAGACGCACGGAGCGCACTACGGCGGTGCCGCCTATGCCTTGCTACCGCTCTTTCACCACCTGACGCCGGGACTCGACATGGGGAGAGCCATGCCAGAGGTCGCCAACGACGGGCCGAACTTTACGTGGACCTGA
- a CDS encoding ArsR/SmtB family transcription factor translates to MARAATTSDVFNAIAEPQRREILVLLRAGERPVTEVAQELGMTQPGASKHLRVLREVGLVRDRKAGKQRLYGLDARKLRPVHEWTGGFERFWSESFDRLDAYVQDLKQARQEE, encoded by the coding sequence ATGGCACGAGCAGCGACGACGTCGGACGTCTTCAACGCGATCGCCGAGCCGCAGCGCCGGGAGATCCTGGTCCTGCTGCGGGCGGGTGAGCGGCCGGTGACCGAGGTGGCCCAGGAGCTGGGGATGACCCAGCCGGGGGCGTCCAAACACCTGCGGGTGCTCCGGGAGGTCGGGCTGGTGCGGGACCGCAAGGCAGGCAAGCAGCGCCTGTACGGCCTTGACGCCCGCAAGCTGCGGCCGGTCCACGAGTGGACCGGCGGGTTCGAGCGGTTCTGGAGCGAGAGCTTCGACCGGCTGGACGCGTACGTGCAGGACCTCAAGCAGGCAAGGCAGGAGGAGTGA
- a CDS encoding peptidoglycan-binding protein, translating to MAHDIVFKPSAVFDPERAYFSKCGPTEPPPSPQDSSEAKLTQLKAAKAAAASISSGGDVILPCMKAALQTLEATVVDMEGKPLDDILIELRKSSTEALSARTDAAGTLRFQGLAPGTYQLGLLELDQDRWEILGSEPLSAERAACRDEATWTAPRPVARTGPTSHVIQQGECLSTLAHQHGLHADTVWDLPDNRDLKSRRKNKNILLPGDTVILPPRQLALRDVEPSNAYRIRRKDASEQLRIRFLDRQDRPRSGASYLIAIDGPNGTEERTGKTDGEGFVRESVSATTTEVRVTLGQDLERETFIFRAAHLDPLDTLSGVQGRLTNLGYPCAKDEGKLGALTRRALQDFQRDEGLTVTGEPDASTRATIEEKHLA from the coding sequence ATGGCGCATGACATCGTCTTCAAGCCCTCGGCGGTCTTCGACCCGGAGCGGGCGTACTTCAGCAAGTGTGGCCCGACAGAGCCCCCTCCCAGCCCCCAGGATTCGAGCGAGGCGAAGCTCACCCAGCTGAAGGCCGCGAAGGCCGCCGCCGCGTCCATCTCCTCCGGGGGCGACGTCATCTTGCCCTGCATGAAAGCTGCGCTGCAGACCCTGGAGGCCACGGTCGTCGACATGGAGGGAAAGCCGCTCGACGACATCCTCATCGAGCTGCGCAAGAGCTCCACCGAAGCCCTGTCCGCCAGGACCGATGCGGCGGGGACGCTGCGCTTCCAGGGCCTCGCGCCGGGGACGTATCAGCTCGGGCTCCTCGAATTGGACCAGGACCGCTGGGAGATTCTCGGCAGTGAGCCCCTGTCAGCGGAGCGGGCCGCCTGCCGCGACGAAGCCACCTGGACGGCGCCGCGCCCCGTGGCACGGACGGGCCCCACCTCTCACGTCATCCAGCAAGGCGAGTGCCTCTCGACGCTCGCCCACCAGCATGGGCTCCACGCGGACACGGTCTGGGACCTGCCGGACAACCGCGACCTCAAGAGCCGGCGGAAGAACAAGAACATCCTCCTGCCGGGGGACACCGTCATCCTTCCTCCGCGACAGCTCGCGCTGCGGGACGTGGAGCCCTCGAACGCCTATCGCATCCGCCGCAAGGATGCGTCCGAGCAACTGCGCATCCGCTTCCTGGACCGGCAGGACCGGCCCCGAAGCGGAGCGTCCTATCTGATAGCCATTGACGGCCCGAATGGCACCGAGGAGCGCACGGGGAAGACGGATGGGGAGGGCTTCGTGCGGGAGTCCGTGTCAGCGACCACCACCGAGGTCAGGGTCACCCTGGGCCAGGATCTCGAACGCGAGACGTTCATCTTCCGCGCGGCGCATCTCGACCCGCTCGACACACTCTCTGGAGTGCAGGGACGCCTGACCAACCTGGGCTATCCCTGCGCCAAGGATGAGGGGAAGTTGGGCGCCTTGACTCGCCGCGCGCTGCAGGACTTTCAGCGTGATGAGGGGCTCACGGTGACCGGTGAGCCGGACGCAAGCACCCGCGCGACCATCGAAGAAAAACACCTCGCCTAG